In Papaver somniferum cultivar HN1 chromosome 9, ASM357369v1, whole genome shotgun sequence, the genomic stretch GGGATAAACGGATTATTATACCAaaagaagaaatcatagaaatatatattaaGAAAACAGATAATGGCAGAGAATGCTAGTAGTTCAGCAAATGGAAATCACAACGAGCCACCACCCAATTCAGATGCAATGGTACGTGCAAAGTTGACAATTGGGACTTTATCAATCTCTGAGATTGAAAGGTTGATTCCTTTTCTGAATCAGGAGAAGATAAGGAAGAAAGAGCAAGAGGAGAGAGAAGAATTTGAAAGATTAAGGGTTGAAAATGATGAGGAATTTCAGTTATGGATGAGAAAGTTGGATGCCAAAAAGGCACGTCGACAGAGGCAGAAGCTTCAACGACGAGGAGAGTGGAAGTGTTCATGGGGGAAAACTCGCAGTGCGACTGAaagtgatagtgaagatgaagaaaagaaccgTGAAGGAGTAGAAGATGAGGAGAGCAGTGATGATTCGATGAAGAGAGATGAGAGCAAAAGAAgcagagaggaagaagaggaaaaggcaagagtttgaagatgtgatgtatgatggtattttcaattaagttgtagtaagatgattcgttcactcagacttgttgaaattgtttttaggattaataaaggaaaaacactaaaaatatacaaattatgtcacaagatgaagagacgctgagacgcgggattccactacttttcatattgttatggttcagtcattaactctagacaatatagcttaaacaaaagaagttgtgactctagttctttgccaaaaatagatttcataaaatattatttgtaagttaaaagcatgacgcatctaaagtatttagaactaagcatgcggcatctaacaaaataacaaataattaatagaaatcataaagcaattaaatctatgcaaaaattcaataaaataattaattcatttaccacaatcatgaaaatttgcttcctccgttgtcccagtgatggggtctagctccgcatggtgaaaacacactcaaaggaatttttcattgctcaaaaaggtgcttacaaggagaaaatggagaaataatcaaACCGGTTTGTAACATTATATTtgtaaaaccagagaactacgacccacagtatgtgttactgatactgttgctctaagacccacgttaagcgtcgttgtcactgttggaaaacgactgtctttggcagttgTTCTTCGTATTCTACGCaagcagaaaaatattctctgcaactcgtccaatctccTCTCTGTATCTCTCTATTCtctccccaactctccatccccttctatCCATCCCAGCACTCTTTAAATACTCGACAGGCCTCATTAACTTctcgaatcttctccaaatcctcCACATAacttcggcagtaaagaaaatatactCTCCGGAATATCTTTCCATATTCGAATTTATCGCGCGTCTGAATGGTGTTACACATTCTGACAGACTCAGTCAACAGCCAGCACGAATCCAACTTCCTCCGGCCACACGCAGAACTCCAAAAATATCACCGAGACTATTTTGTTTCCCTGTTTCGTCAAAACTCTTCTTTATCGATTCTGTGACTCATCACTACCCTGTTTAGATAGAACAGGCCGATACCAATTCATTTTGTGCTCGATTCTGCCTTAAACTTCTcacaaatccaaacaaatcattCAGGGAATAAACTCGAGAACAACATTCACTGTTTTCTTCCAACGGCAATTCCGACCAATTTTAATCGAATCCAAACCCATTACCAGGCCTGTTAAGACAAATCTAGTCATCCCAACAATATCcgccattgagtctccttcaaTCCCGACCAAAatgcgaaccctaattctgccacttGAGTTCCCGCCAAAAACTGATATTTAAATGGGGAAGATGAAGGCCCCTTATCCAGTCGGGGGAGAGGCGGATGAGATTAGCAAGTGCGATTAGAAACTGCCTAgtagaaatggggtgccccttagtaattaggttaccccttatccaaagtgagggtccgtatagcaaatgtcctccgggggtgcaccgagcaacttttcgagccgaattttccaacaatatttatttccaaaaaatacctacaaacacacaaaaaccataataaggacaaaaacgagcactaacaatacgaaacattaaggacaaattagacacataaatgcgtctatcaaatacccccaacttattatttgctagtcctcgagcaaaactaataaaaataaaaccgagttaatctcgggagggtttaccagaggtgtacccacaaaaccatgacttctacttggtcacaagtatccaaagagctatgaggacatacatattctcaacctatctccaagtaactagaatgctagaaattaaaggtgccagctctaaagctgactaaagaaaaggggagacacatccgcaacactgctagataaagagatatccgctacacagctagataaacattgtaagatgcgtccgctgatttacagctggataagattaggagagagataaagatgagagggacatctgctacacagctggactaattacgtgtgatgagttaaaccagtgctagaaagatcttgtgccagattgaaagcggactaacaaagcaaccaaatgtatctttcttcgactctctcatagtgctcagtagaaacaacgtcttcttcggtcttcaactgttgatgataaactcgaacctcgtagaaccttgacaataacTTTCTCTTAATTTCTTGCTTGATTAACTTCTTAtaatttctacttcccttggccttattgaacaaaacgtaacgatgatttttttttttttcatttttcattttcatttttttttagacaaaaataacaagacaaaaatttaaatggccatgagagaaggactttagaacttggatcttcgcaacttgtgatgtcttggtatcatgaacttcaacaacttatatcatttgttcttataactttttgtaactaagtcttcaactttgatttttgaaatattcttttctattgttctaaaccttaaacgtcttcaactttcttcatatattttgatgtcgctccgcttgttgatgatgataagtttctactgagagagagttgtaataatccagtaactaagactacattgtgaggttgctttgtctttctggcatttcctcctgacctactcgcctttccatcatggatggttaggtccatcacggtcaccctctaaaaggaacaagttctctcctgaatttcaaggatctcaatgtctttttctctaatgtctcaatagattgttatctctagcattccaatttttatcttttcggtgagaaacagtatgtaaaatTAGCTAACacgataccatgtgacgctagaagtttcaaaaatgtgactaaaatacccccaaacttaaatctaacattgtcctcaatgttctaaagataaaattaaaagcatgaacaaggagaaactgtttcCATTTGAaggaaaagagataaggaaacatattacattgtcgcaagaatattgggttacctcccaagaagtgctaagtttaaagtcttcagccagacattggaagaattagtcacctcatagaatcatatagaagtagccggaataactgtgggtcatctggatcaaaaagtattacccacaagaagaggaaactgcaacagaccaaaaagataccgaacatacccttgtttaagacaactacatctagttgtggctcaggttcaggttctataactgggtctctAACAGGTTTtcatggatttcctcaaagctaagatcaggtattagagtctggaaaaactcaactaagaacttagaagcacataacaaaacctgaataactggggatcctctaagtcaatagatttgactcacacagctgaccacaatgaaagaggtggtcttccttaagaaaatgtgtcgaccctaatatcctaaagtgattaggtttagtctcaaaacttaataaccgacacattaaaatcaaaagttcccacaattgaagaaaagtttttggtgggaaaacaaagtcaatcttggtatcatagcctgggttaaccacatcaaccagaggatgggtttctaacaactgagcttctttctggacatcattaggttcgggaaaacgtgtatgaagataatcttgtaagatggttgaggcacaaatgtcaagtcctacaggagggtactttctaagagttaaagcacacggagaatgataatcacccccaaacttagagttttctgtgtctctagaaagactagtcacaacttccctaatttctaggtcatcagattcctggaaatggtcaatagattcttctaagttgggttcatcctcactcatttctacgagtttatcatcttctaagactagtgtttctaaatcgctagattctaaaacagtattctcagggtaaactctttcctctaaaccatcatcacaatcatataaaggattatcagagaaagtttcatataaaggctcatcaactaaggttttaatcatagttacctcctccgattcactgataggcacatcaa encodes the following:
- the LOC113312236 gene encoding protein MNN4-like codes for the protein MAENASSSANGNHNEPPPNSDAMVRAKLTIGTLSISEIERLIPFLNQEKIRKKEQEEREEFERLRVENDEEFQLWMRKLDAKKARRQRQKLQRRGEWKCSWGKTRSATESDSEDEEKNREGVEDEESSDDSMKRDESKRSREEEEEKKTNAAEGPGKTLVTAKIWSTKLKMNCICEGLVFEKGNVAVALDSGSLILAHA